One Ethanoligenens harbinense YUAN-3 genomic window carries:
- a CDS encoding L-lactate dehydrogenase — protein MCTDNRKVVLVGTGLVGMSFAYALLNQHACDELVLIDINKQRAEGEAMDLNHGLAFSGTNMKIYAGDYKDCADADIVAICAGVAQKPGESRMDLLQRNTAVFKSIVEPVVASGFSGVFLVATNPVDIMSYVTYRLSGFAKGRIVGTGTTLDTARLRYLLGDYFKVDPRNVHAYVMGEHGDSEFVPWSQALIATRPVMELCVENHGPDYKAGMLHIGEEVRTAAYRIIEAKKATYYGIGMAMVRVARAILGGENSVLTVSSLLDDDYGTPKVYAGVPSIVSRRGVSRIIRLSLTPEENQLMQDSCAKLEQAVSGLTF, from the coding sequence ATGTGCACCGACAACCGCAAAGTCGTGCTGGTAGGCACCGGACTGGTGGGCATGAGTTTTGCCTACGCCCTGCTCAACCAGCACGCATGTGACGAACTGGTCCTCATTGATATCAACAAACAGCGTGCTGAGGGCGAAGCGATGGACCTCAACCATGGTCTGGCGTTTTCCGGCACCAACATGAAAATCTACGCGGGCGATTACAAGGACTGCGCCGACGCCGACATCGTGGCCATCTGCGCGGGCGTGGCGCAGAAACCGGGCGAGAGCCGGATGGATCTGCTGCAGCGCAACACCGCCGTGTTCAAATCCATCGTGGAGCCGGTGGTGGCTTCGGGATTTTCCGGCGTGTTTCTTGTGGCCACCAATCCGGTGGACATCATGTCCTACGTCACATACAGGTTGTCCGGCTTTGCAAAAGGCCGCATCGTGGGCACCGGCACCACGCTGGACACCGCCCGCCTGCGCTACCTGCTGGGCGACTATTTCAAGGTGGACCCGCGCAACGTGCATGCTTATGTGATGGGCGAGCACGGCGACAGTGAGTTTGTGCCGTGGTCGCAGGCGCTTATAGCCACCCGCCCGGTGATGGAGCTTTGCGTGGAAAACCACGGCCCGGACTATAAAGCCGGCATGCTCCACATCGGTGAGGAAGTCCGCACCGCTGCCTACCGCATCATCGAAGCCAAAAAAGCCACCTATTACGGGATCGGCATGGCCATGGTGCGCGTGGCCCGCGCCATTCTCGGCGGCGAAAACAGCGTGCTCACCGTTTCCTCGCTGCTCGACGACGACTACGGCACCCCCAAGGTCTATGCCGGCGTGCCGTCCATCGTCAGCCGGCGGGGCGTCAGCCGTATCATTCGGCTTTCGCTCACACCGGAAGAAAATCAGCTGATGCAAGATTCCTGTGCCAAACTGGAGCAGGCCGTCTCCGGGTTGACATTTTAA
- the namA gene encoding NADPH dehydrogenase NamA: MKLFEPFNIRELTLKNRIVMPPMCMYQAGGDGLATPFHVLHYGTRAQGGAGLVIVESTGVLPEGRISDHDLGLWNDTQADALREVADAVHQNGAKIAVQLGHAGRKSTCAVPEIVAPSALAFNEKSRTPAELTVEQIHGVADAFAAATKRAADAGFDAVEVHAAHGYLLHEFLSPLTNRREDAYGGTDENRVRLLREVLAAVREVWGGRPLWMRVSAFDYADGGIDGNLMVIYVNAVRDLVDLVHVSTGGLLPVPVRDYPGYQVPFAERIRAASGLPTIAVGKITTADMAEEILQNGRADLVAIGRELLRNPYWPVYTAQTHGVEGYVPEPYARAFPRHT; the protein is encoded by the coding sequence ATGAAACTGTTCGAACCGTTCAACATCCGGGAGCTCACGCTGAAAAACCGCATCGTGATGCCGCCGATGTGTATGTATCAGGCAGGCGGCGACGGGTTGGCCACCCCGTTCCATGTGCTGCACTACGGTACGCGCGCGCAGGGCGGCGCGGGGCTGGTCATCGTGGAATCCACCGGCGTGCTGCCCGAAGGGCGCATCAGCGACCACGACCTCGGCCTGTGGAACGACACGCAGGCAGATGCGCTGCGCGAAGTGGCCGACGCCGTCCACCAAAACGGGGCAAAGATCGCGGTGCAGCTCGGCCACGCGGGCCGCAAAAGCACCTGCGCCGTACCCGAAATCGTCGCCCCCAGCGCCCTTGCATTCAATGAGAAAAGCCGCACCCCGGCGGAGCTGACCGTCGAACAGATTCACGGCGTGGCTGACGCGTTCGCGGCGGCGACCAAGCGCGCCGCAGACGCGGGGTTTGATGCCGTGGAGGTCCACGCGGCGCACGGCTATCTGCTGCACGAATTTCTCTCCCCACTGACCAACCGGCGCGAGGACGCATACGGCGGCACCGACGAAAACCGTGTGCGCCTGCTGCGCGAAGTGCTGGCGGCCGTGCGGGAAGTCTGGGGCGGCCGCCCGCTGTGGATGCGAGTTTCCGCCTTCGACTACGCGGACGGCGGCATTGACGGGAATCTCATGGTTATCTATGTGAACGCGGTGCGCGACCTCGTCGATCTGGTGCATGTGAGCACCGGTGGGCTGCTGCCCGTGCCGGTGCGGGATTATCCGGGGTATCAGGTGCCGTTCGCGGAGCGGATCCGAGCCGCGAGCGGGCTGCCCACTATCGCGGTGGGAAAGATCACCACGGCGGACATGGCCGAGGAAATTTTGCAGAACGGCCGCGCCGATCTGGTGGCAATCGGGCGGGAGCTTCTTCGCAACCCGTACTGGCCCGTTTACACCGCGCAGACGCACGGCGTGGAGGGCTATGTGCCCGAGCCTTATGCGCGCGCGTTTCCCCGGCATACATAA
- a CDS encoding Nramp family divalent metal transporter, with protein MEPLIKRGGTVHHPRFAALDFVKYIGPGMIVTVGFIDPGNWASNLSAGAGYGYVLLWMVTLSTIMLIILQHNAAHLGIATGLCLSEATSQYTRVVPRWVILGSAMAASVATAMAELLGGAIALNMLFRLPLRVGALIVLAADIWMLFSNSYRHIEKWIIGFVSVIGIAFVLELTLVHVDWHTAAVSWVAPVIPHGSLPIIMSVLGAVVMPHNLFLHSEIIQSRQWNLEDDAVIKRQLKYEFADTLFSMIIGWGINSAMILVAAATFFTRHVQVSELSQAEQMLRPLLGNGAALIFAVALLFSGLSSSVTAGMAGGSIFAGIFGEPYDIKDSHTCAGVLITLLAGVAAIFFVSSPFDGLVYSQMLLSIQLPITVFTQIYLTSSEKVMGKYANSAADRVMLWAIGIIVTVLNIALLVTTVM; from the coding sequence ATGGAGCCATTGATCAAGCGGGGTGGAACGGTGCATCACCCGCGTTTTGCTGCGCTGGATTTCGTCAAATACATCGGCCCGGGCATGATCGTGACCGTGGGGTTCATCGACCCGGGTAACTGGGCGTCCAACCTTTCGGCCGGCGCGGGGTATGGTTACGTGCTGCTCTGGATGGTCACGCTCTCCACCATTATGCTCATCATCCTCCAGCACAACGCGGCGCATCTGGGCATCGCCACGGGGCTTTGCCTCTCGGAGGCCACCAGTCAATATACGCGTGTCGTGCCGCGCTGGGTCATCCTCGGCAGCGCCATGGCGGCCAGTGTAGCCACCGCCATGGCCGAGCTGCTGGGCGGAGCCATCGCGCTGAACATGCTCTTCCGCCTGCCGCTGCGGGTAGGGGCGCTCATCGTGCTGGCGGCCGACATCTGGATGCTGTTCTCCAATTCTTACCGCCACATCGAGAAATGGATCATCGGCTTTGTATCGGTCATCGGCATCGCGTTTGTGCTCGAGCTCACGCTGGTGCATGTGGACTGGCACACGGCCGCCGTGTCGTGGGTCGCCCCAGTGATACCGCACGGCTCGCTGCCGATCATCATGAGCGTGTTGGGCGCGGTGGTGATGCCGCACAACCTGTTTTTGCATTCCGAGATCATCCAGAGCCGCCAATGGAACCTGGAGGACGATGCCGTCATCAAGCGGCAGCTCAAATATGAATTTGCGGATACACTGTTTTCCATGATCATCGGCTGGGGCATTAACAGCGCTATGATTCTGGTGGCGGCGGCCACCTTTTTCACCCGCCATGTGCAGGTGAGCGAATTGTCGCAGGCCGAGCAGATGCTGCGGCCGCTGCTGGGCAACGGTGCGGCGCTCATTTTCGCGGTGGCGCTGTTGTTTTCGGGGCTTTCTTCAAGCGTGACGGCCGGGATGGCGGGTGGCAGCATTTTTGCCGGCATCTTCGGCGAACCGTACGACATTAAAGACAGCCACACCTGCGCCGGCGTGCTCATCACGCTGCTGGCCGGGGTGGCCGCCATCTTCTTCGTTTCTTCGCCGTTCGACGGGCTGGTCTATTCGCAGATGCTGTTAAGCATCCAACTGCCGATCACCGTTTTCACGCAGATCTATCTCACTTCGTCCGAAAAGGTGATGGGCAAATACGCCAACTCTGCGGCGGACAGGGTCATGCTCTGGGCCATCGGCATCATTGTCACCGTGCTGAATATTGCACTGCTGGTCACCACGGTGATGTGA